In the genome of Amia ocellicauda isolate fAmiCal2 chromosome 3, fAmiCal2.hap1, whole genome shotgun sequence, one region contains:
- the LOC136746793 gene encoding nuclear receptor-interacting protein 1: MTHGEEPGSEMHQDSAVLTYLEGLLMHQVAGGQGATATRRSEAGHGDREQSNKPVASYQLPNHGPNQEDRSVPLGGSTQHLKKARLLRSSEAWTEPESRRMSAPVGDLNGQSRELLTGALDGSPKCKGESTLLASLLQSFSSRLQSVALSQQIMQNLKQQDYPQSDESTPEEDEALRCFGSASSRLKGLLKKNKMQNHNSVPYRRRSSQERSSDSPQASQGSAQPASGDALSCAARLKAVASMVKHRSSPASSPKPSVACSQLALLLSSEAHLQQYSREQALKAQLSGRSASERLAAMATQQTLDNKQANVGQHQLSSDMGSPLNEQNGTLPRTTVDSSKCSPGPILGPSRSTSSPRALHPFREKRSFEKPNPRPSPNCSSLLLHLLNNHNTQRQTNGHSHQEEDYSVFPNHSSPLPSDSEYSNHENSFTKDISDAESSSSSCSPIDLSVKSRASGPMLGSSSSLDKLTESLISNWNPETPLHKITENRELKNSSVIKPHHKVTLLQLLLDHKNNEKVNKSAGSPDAQRDVSPKPSAATGRNTPISSLEDRSTRNSPDVMCFRKLQPLPTISQGRDSNGSASPYSLNLSPQVQATPLDLCKTKSHSGESAQESSFSASKLLQNLAQCGLQKSVPSPPAETLAPPGKRQAYELKTDKPVALLERLNAPLPRKTHPVLEEPHVSGVKSPFVVEPTSPSVSEIENLLEKRTVLQLLLGTTTTTKEKAGNKRKRPAAKGNALEKQSNQSLSHGSSNDTMLDVQIKTEPTQEVHVSEHDGNAEGGQREEQREGNGPLPVAYKHIKSEPFSSEAIPKDGLLSQLLKHQPGTYQMHKSPDVNMSNVKEGSSLHQGPAIPKKRKICKELTERLSCDVRPGSSAAHREASAERCASGPSEGRSFSSPVNRLEADALGPVGYSVSSSPPKDNKGFNVLKQLLLSDNCLKDLSQPRIGANPAVLQAKINGNSPNLPSYNHELATLQRNSSPQGLGPLDLKGFNAAQERSNPPISPWGYSTARQDSPKLNLVPVKREVEGPIQWVISGEDKHDLNRDSPRLTKSNPILYYMLQKGNSHINREGKEKRVEPLQCGMQVKIKEEPVSDLDAYTHRLNLKHHLQLHEEKRGSDTDGLNGTVEKC, encoded by the coding sequence ATGACTCATGGAGAAGAGCCTGGCTCTGAGATGCACCAGGATTCTGCGGTTTTAACTTATCTGGAAGGTTTACTAATGCATCAGGTGGCGGGCGGACAAGGTGCCACGGCTACAAGGAGATCTGAAGCTGGGCACGGCGACCGGGAGCAGAGCAACAAGCCGGTCGCCAGCTATCAGTTGCCGAACCATGGTCCTAATCAGGAAGACCGGAGCGTTCCTCTTGGGGGATCCACACAGCACCTTAAAAAAGCCCGGCTGCTCCGCTCCTCTGAGGCCTGGACTGAGCCCGAGAGCCGGCGAATGTCCGCCCCCGTAGGGGATTTAAATGGGCAGAGCAGGGAGCTGCTCACAGGAGCTCTGGATGGATCCCCTAAATGCAAAGGAGAAAGCACTCTGCTGGCATCCCTGCTGCAGTCTTTCAGCTCCCGGCTGCAGAGCGTGGCGCTCTCACAGCAGATCATGCAGAACCTGAAGCAGCAAGACTACCCCCAAAGCGACGAGAGCACTCCAGAGGAAGACGAGGCCCTGAGATGTTTTGGAAGTGCGTCCAGTCGCTTAAAGGGCCTGTTGAAGAAGAATAAAATGCAGAACCACAACAGTGTGCCTTACCGCCGGAGAAGCAGCCAGGAGAGGTCCTCCGATTCCCCCCAGGCGTCACAGGGCAGCGCTCAGCCTGCCTCTGGGGATGCTCTGTCCTGCGCCGCCAGACTCAAAGCTGTAGCCAGCATGGTGAAGCACAGATCCAGCCCTGCTTCTTCCCCAAAACCCAGTGTTGCCTGTAGTCAGCTGGCCTTACTGCTCTCCAGTGAAGCTCATCTGCAGCAGTATTCCCGGGAGCAGGCCTTGAAAGCACAATTATCTGGGCGATCTGCCAGTGAGAGACTTGCAGCAATGGCCACACAGCAAACACTGGATAATAAGCAGGCCAACGTGGGCCAGCATCAGCTGTCCTCAGATATGGGAAGCCCTTTAAATGAACAGAATGGCACACTCCCTCGGACCACTGTCGACTCCAGTAAATGCAGTCCTGGGCCCATTCTGGGACCGAGCAGATCCACTAGTTCCCCCCGCGCTCTTCATCCTTTCAGGGAAAAACGCTCCTTCGAGAAACCAAACCCAAGACCCTCCCCAAACTGCAGCAGCTTgcttttgcaccttttgaaTAACCACAACACGCAGCGGCAGACCAACGGGCACAGCCACCAGGAGGAAGATTACAGCGTCTTCCCAAACCACAGCTCACCGCTGCCATCCGACAGCGAATACTCCAACCACGAGAACAGCTTCACAAAAGACATTAGTGATGCAGagagctccagctccagctgcTCCCCCATAGACCTTTCCGTGAAGAGCAGGGCCAGCGGTCCCATGTTGGGTTCCTCATCATCTCTGGACAAACTTACGGAGTCTCTGATTAGTAACTGGAACCCTGAGACACCCCTGCATAAAATCACAGAGAACAGAGAACTGAAAAACAGTTCGGTTATCAAACCCCATCACAAAGTCACCCTTCTGCAATTGCTGTTGGATCACAAAAACAACGAGAAGGTCAATAAAAGTGCAGGCAGTCCCGATGCACAGAGAGACGTGAGCCCTAAACCCAGTGCGGCTACTGGCCGGAACACGCCTATCAGTAGCTTGGAAGACAGAAGTACGAGAAACTCTCCCGATGTGATGTGTTTCCGGAAATTGCAGCCCTTGCCTACAATCTCACAGGGGCGAGACTCGAACGGCAGTGCATCGCCGTACAGCTTGAACCTGTCGCCTCAGGTGCAGGCGACTCCCTTAGACCTGTGTAAGACTAAATCCCACTCCGGTGAAAGTGCCCAAGAGTCCTCCTTTAGTGCCagtaaattattacaaaatttAGCACAATGTGGATTACAAAAATCAGTCCCATCACCTCCTGCAGAGACTCTCGCGCCTCCTGGTAAAAGGCAGGCATACGAATTAAAAACTGATAAACCTGTGGCATTGCTCGAAAGACTCAATGCCCCTCTACCAAGGAAAACACACCCTGTTCTCGAAGAGCCCCATGTGAGCGGGGTCAAGTCTCCATTTGTGGTGGAACCTACATCCCCCTCCGTATCGGAGATCGAGAACCTGCTCGAGAAACGCACCGTCCTTCAGCTGCTATTGggaaccaccaccaccaccaaggAAAAAGCAGGGAATAAGCGGAAGAGACCAGCAGCCAAAGGAAATGCTCTGGAAAAACAGTCCAACCAATCCTTGAGCCACGGGAGCTCAAACGATACAATGCTGGATGTCCAGATAAAGACTGAGCCGACGCAGGAGGTCCATGTGTCTGAGCATGATGGAAATGCTGAAGGAGGCCAAAGAGAGGAACAGAGGGAGGGAAACGGCCCTCTTCCTGTAGCCTACAAACACATTAAATCAGAGCCCTTCTCTTCAGAAGCCATTCCTAAAGATGGCCTGCTGAGCCAGCTGTTAAAACACCAGCCCGGTACATATCAAATGCATAAAAGCCCAGATGTAAATATGAGCAATGTGAAAGAAGGGTCATCTCTGCATCAAGGACCAGCAATCCCCAAAAAGAGGAAGATCTGTAAGGAACTGACTGAACGCTTGAGCTGTGATGTCCGACCAGGCAGCAGTGCAGCCCACAGGGAGGCAAGTGCTGAGCGCTGTGCCTCTGGCCCGTCTGAAGGACGCAGTTTCAGCAGTCCGGTGAACCGGCTGGAGGCCGACGCCCTCGGGCCTGTGGGATATTCTGTGAGCAGTTCTCCCCCAAAAGACAATAAAGGCTTCAATGTGCTGAAGCAGCTCCTACTTTCGGACAACTGTTTAAAAGATCTGTCGCAGCCACGAATAGGCGCCAACCCCGCTGTtcttcaggctaagatcaatgggAACAGCCCCAATCTGCCCAGTTACAATCATGAACTCGCCACCTTGCAGCGCAACTCCAGTCCACAGGGGCTGGGGCCTCTCGACCTCAAGGGCTTCAACGCTGCCCAGGAGCGGAGCAACCCTCCCATTTCTCCGTGGGGTTACAGCACCGCTAGACAGGACTCTCCGAAACTCAACCTCGTCCCTGTCAAGCGAGAAGTGGAGGGCCCCATTCAGTGGGTTATCAGTGGGGAAGACAAGCATGACTTAAACCGCGATTCTCCCAGGCTGACCAAGTCCAACCCCATATTGTACTATATGCTGCAGAAAGGGAACTCCCATATCAACCGAGAGGGCAAAGAGAAAAGGGTCGAGCCGCTGCAGTGTGGGATGCAAGTGAAAATTAAAGAGGAGCCCGTGTCTGACTTGGATGCTTACACCCACAGACTGAACTTGAAACATCACTTGCAGCTCCACGAGGAGAAGCGAGGGAGTGACACTGATGGGCTCAATGGGACAGTAGAAAAGTGCTAA